The genomic stretch ATCGTGGCGATGAGGTTTTCCGCGTAACGGCACGCAAAGACCAATGGGGCGAAGTGGAAGACTGGATTTGCAATGAATGCCGTTTTGATAAAAAGAAGACGAGCGATTGGACAATTGAAGGCGTTGCAGAAATCAGTCGCCATTCAGTCATTAATCAGAATAAATATTTTGATGAAGTAATACCGAAAGAAACGATTGACGAAGTGATTGGTAAGAAGCCACGTTTGTTCCTCGATATTCATGATGTGAGCAAGGTTAATGAGAAAAACAGGGATTTGAGTTTGATTGAAGGTCCTGCACATTCGACGGATTTTAAACAATAAAGAAGCAATAATTTTTAAGATATTCAGATGACTTTATTAGCTATTGATTGGGCGTTGATTATTGAAAAATTAATTTTAGTCGTAGTCGTTGTACTTGCGAGTTTAGGAATCGCTTTGTATTCCACTTGGGCGGAACGCAAGGTGGCGGCGTTTTTTCAGGACAGGCTTGGTCCGAATCGCGCGGGTCCTTTCGGTTTGCTGCAACCTTTAGCAGACGGCGCGAAATTAATTTTTAAAGAAGAAATTACGCCGAACTCTGCGAACAAATGGCTTTTCATTTTAGGTCCTGCAATGGCAATGACTGCTGCGTTGATTACAAGTGCCGTAATTCCTTGGGGCAATCATTTGGAAATTGGAAAAAGAATTGTGCCTCTGCAAATTGCCGACGTAAACATTGGAATTTTATATGTGTTTGGTGTAGTAAGTTTGGGTGTTTACGGTATTATGATTGGCGGCTGGGCATCGAACAATAAATTTTCTTTGATGGCTGCTTTGCGCGGCGCGTCGCAGGCAATCAGTTACGAATTGGCAATGGGAATGTCGTTGATTGCGTTGCTGATGCTTACAGGTTCTTTGAGTTTGAAAACTATTGTTGAACAACAGGTTGGTCATGTGTGGAATGTGGTGTATCAGCCGTTGGGATTTATAATATTTCTTGTATGCGCGTTTGCGGAATGTAACCGCACGCCGTTCGATTTGTCGGAAGCGGAAAACGAATTGAACATGGGTTATCATCAGGAATATTCTTCCATGAAAATGGGATTTTATTTGTTCGCGGAATATGTGAATATGTTCATCTCAAGCGCTGTAATGGCAACGATGTATTTCGGCGGATATGATTTACCATTCTTTAATCCTGCCAATCATTCTGCGAATTTTTCAGCGTTGATTGGTATTATTGTGTTGATGGCAAAAGTGGTATTCTTCATCTTTTTGTTTATGTGGGTGCGTTGGACAATTCCGCGTTTCCGTTACGACCAATTGATGAATTTGGGTTGGAAAAAATTATTGCCTTTGGCTTTGGCAAATATGTTGATTACGGCTGTGGTAATTTTGTGGTTGCATAAATAAAATTTGATAATGACTGAATTATGGAAGCACGCCCAAATTGTAAATAAAATGGTATTAACTATTGAACAAATAAAAGAAACCGTGCAGGATTATTTTAAAGATAAGCCTGTGAAAAAGGTATTTTTGTTCGGCAGTTATGCGCGCAATGAAGCGGCAAATGAGAGTGATGTAGATTTATTGATAGATTTAGACAAAACCCAAAAAATAGATTGGAGTATTTTAGGTTGGTCGGGAGATTTACAAAAAAAATTTCAAAACAACGTGGATGTAATTACCAACGTTGAAAAACCTGAACATACCAGTAATTGGAATTTTATAAAGCGGATTAATAAAGAAAAATTTTTGCTTTATGAAAAACAATGATAAAGAAAGGTTAGAACATATTCTGGATTCGGTAAATTTTATCTTGAAATATACGCAGCATAAAACCGAGGATGATTTTTACAGAGATGACTTATTGAAGTATGCAATACAAAAGCATATTGAAATAATTGGAGAAGCTGCGAACAATTTGAGCAATACAATAATAGAAAAATATGACAAAATAGAATGGCGAAAAATGATTGATACAAGACATTTGTATATCCATCATTATAATGGAATTGATTGGACGGTTGTTTGGAAAATTGTTCAGCAAAATATTCCAACTCTTGAGCCGGCTATAGAAAATATTTTAAAAGAAATTTGATATGCAGAGTTTAACGAACAGAGCGGAAAATGTAAACAGAAGCCCGATGACTTTTGCGGAAAGCCTTTACTTGCCTGCGATTTTGAAAGGCATGGCAATTACCGCAAAACATTTTGTCAAGAAAAAAGCGACGTATTCTTTTCCTGAAGTGGAACGCCCGTTCAGTCCTGTGTTCAGGGGGTTGCACGTGCTGAACCGCGACGAAGAAGGACGTGAAAGATGCACGGCTTGCGGATTGTGTGCATTGGCTTGCCCTGCGGAAGCGATTACGATGGAAGCTGCTGAAAGACTGGACGGCGAAGAAAATCTGTATCGTGAAGAAAAATATGCGGCAAAATATGAAATCAATATGCTGCGTTGCATCTTCTGCGGATTGTGTGAAGAGGCTTGTCCGAAAGATGCGATTTATTTAAGTGAAACCTTTACGCCTGCGGATTATGCGCGCAAGAAATTCGTGTATGCAAAAGATGATTTGCTGATACCGAACCCGAATACGGAAAAAGAAGATTACGAAAAGGCGTTGGGCAAAAACAAACCTACAACAGCAAATTCATTTCACGACTAAATATTTCGTTTAAGAAAATTTGAAAACTAAATAATGGGAATTAATACGATACTTTTTGCGATTCTTAGTGTGCTGACGATTTTCTGCGCCATCATGGTCATCGTGAGCAAAAATCCTGTCCACAGCGTATTGTGGCTGGTGGCAACTTTCTTTACTATTTCGGGACATTATATTTTGTTGAACGCACAGTTCCTCGCGATTGTAAATATCATTGTATATGCAGGCGCGATTATGGTGTTGTTCTTATTCGTTCTTATGCTAATGAATCTGAACTCAAATACAGAACCGAGAGGGAATTTATGGATGAAATTGGCAGGCGTTGTTTCCGCAGGAATGTTGTTGTGGATTTTGATTTCTGTTGTGAGAACTTACACGGAACAATTAGGAAAACAAAAAGTAACGGCAACCTATAATACAGGAAATATCGGGTTGATTAAAAATCTGGGAAGCGTGTTGTTTACGCAGTATGCGTTGCCGTTTGAAATTTGCAGTGTATTATTTTTAAGCGCAATGGTCGGCGCGGTTGTGATTGGAAAGAAAGATTAGTCTTCCGAACCATGATTTATAGGATTTGAAAGATTAGCAGGATTTACAAATGGGATTAAATTATTAATTGTTCATTATTAATTATTCATTGAGAAGATGCCTATTCAATATTATATCGCTTTAGCTGTAACGCTGTTTTGTATCGGCGTATTGGGTGTATTGATTCGCCGCAATGCAATCATTATTTTTATGTGCATTGAGCTGATGCTGAATGCGGCAAATTTGTTACTTGTAGCGTTTTCCAAAACACACGCGGCTTTGCCGAATAATCCTTTAGCGGGCATTGACGGACAGCTTTTTGTGTTTTTCGTAATGGTAGTTGCGGCGGCGGAAGTAAGCGTGGGCTTGGCTATTATTGTGATGATGTACAGAAATACGCATTCGGTGGATATTAATTTTTTGAACAGACTGAAGAATTAGCCCTCGTCCCCTAAAGGGGAGTTAGAGTTGGGCAGAAAATATTTATAAATCGTAATTAAAAAATTCCCCTTTAGGGGACAGGGGCTTATGAACTTAGCATACTTAGTACCTTTATTTCCGCTTGTAGGATTTTTGATTAACGGATTGTTGCGCAAACAACTGAGCAAAGCTGCCGTAGGATTTGTTGGTTGCGGCGCGTTGTTGTTATCATTTATTGTAAGCCTTGTGTTGTTTTTCGATGTGAAGGCAGGCAATTCGGGCGTTGCAGCTTATTTCGATTTTATCAATGTTGCGGGTTTCAAAATTCCTTTTGCGTTTCAGATTGACCAATTATCTTCTTTGTTTTTATTGATTATTACAGGTGTCGGTTTTCTCATTCATTTGTATTCAACGTCGTATATGCACGATGAAACTGCGCCGCATTTCGCAAGATATTTTTCTTATCTCAACTTGTTCGTGTTTTCCATGTTGTTGCTCGTAATGGGCGCGAATTATTTAATCATGTTCATCGGTTGGGAAGGCGTTGGTCTGTGTTCTTATTTACTGATTGGTTATTGGTTTAAAAATACCAATTATACTTATGCGGCAAAGAAAGCCTTTGTGATGAACCGCATCGGCGATTTAGGATTTTTGATTGCTTTGTTCTGGATTTTATCCAAGCTCGGAACATTGACTTACAGCGAAGTTTTTACACAAGCATCACTTGCAAAATTCACGCCTAAAGAAATTACGGCGATTACATTATTATTGTTTGTAGGTGCAACAGGAAAGAGTGCGCAAATTCCTTTATACACTTGGTTGCCCGATGCAATGGCAGGTCCCACGCCTGTTTCCGCATTGATACACGCGGCAACAATGGTTACGGCTGGTATCTACATGATTGTTCGCAGCAACTTGTTATATGTTTTAGCTCCTTGCACAAATCAAATAATTGCTATCATCGGTGTAGCAACGGCTGTGTTTGCAGCGACGATTGCGGTTCAGCAAAATGATATTAAAAAAGTATTGGCTTATTCAACCGTGAGCCAATTGGGCTATATGTTTTTGGGGCTTGGTGTTGGCGCATACACAGGCGCGATTTTCCATGTGATGACTCACGCTTTCTTTAAAGCATTGTTATTCTTGGGCGCAGGTTCTGTAATTCACGCGATGGGCGGCGAACAAGACTCAAGAAAAATGGGCGGACTGAAAAAATTTATGCCGATTACGCACATTACATTTTTGCTGGCTTGCTTCGCAATTGCAGGCGTGCCGCCGTTTTCGGGCTTCTTTTCCAAAGATGAAATATTGAGCGCGGCTTATGCAAGCAATCCCGTGTTATATTATTTCGGATTGTTCGGCGCGTTGCTCACAGCATTTTATATGTTCCGTATTTATGCGATGACTTTTCTTGGAAAGTTCAGAGGTACACACGAACAGGAACATCATTTGCATGAAAGCCCAAGCGCAATGACTATTCCTTTGATTGTTTTGGCAATACTCGCTGTGGTTGCAGGTTTTTTCGGTATTCCAGATGTGTTTGCTCCCGATGCACATTTGCTCGGCAAATTCTTAGCGCCGATTTTTACGGCGTCGAAACCATTGCAGCATTTGAACGAAGTTGAACATTCGACTGAAATTTTATTAATGGTTATTTCCACTGTTTTGATTCTCGGCTCTATCATTTGGGCATGGACGAAATTTTCTAAATACGAAAACAAAAACACGGAAACAACAGGGCTTGCAAAGGTTTTGGAAAACAAATGGTATGTGGATGAATTGTATAATGCAATCATCGTTTCGCCGTTGCTGGCTTTGGCATCGTTCTTTAAAAATTTTGATAAATCATTTATTGATGGCATTGTAAACGGTGTCGGAAAATTCATTCAGTATTCATCGCGCAAACTGCGTCTGGTGCAAAGCGGGCAAGTGGGCGGATATATTTTGATGATGGTGGGTTCGCTTGTGGTGCTGTTTGTGATATTCTGGAATCAGGCGTATGTGCTGCATTTTCTTGGATTGATTTTTAAGTAGGAATTTTTATCACAGAAAACACAGGGGTACACAGAGACAATAATAGTTTTGTAAAGAGATTTTAAAATTTGATATGATAGTTTTACTTATCCTTATTCCCGTAATTGCGGGATTAATTTCTTTCTTTATTTCAAATGATAAAGCGGTAAAAGTTTTTTCATTGCTTGCTTCGGCGGTTACTTTTTTCATAACGCTTGGCGCGATCTCTTGCAGCAAAACGCACGGCTTTGAAGCGCAATGGTTGCCGCAATTAGGCAGCAGTTTTTCTTTATCATTGGATGGCATGGCAAAGATGCTTGTGTTATTGACTGCGCTTGCGTTTCCTTTTGTTTTTTCATCTTCACTCGACAATCATTATGCAAAGCCTAATAATTTTTATGGATTAATGTTGTTGATGCAAGCGGGTTTGATGGGCGTATTTTTATCTTCGGATGTTTTGTTGTTTTATTTCTTTTGGGAACTCGCTTTGATTCCTGCCTATTTTCTTTCATCGCAATACGGCGGCAACAAAAGAATTCAGTCTACGTTTAAATTTTTCGTTTATACATTTCTCGGTTCGGTTATCATGCTTGTTGGCATTTTGTATTTGTATTTCAAAAATCCCGAACACAGTTTTGCGTTAAGTTCTTTCTACCATATAAAATTATCTGCTGCAGAACAAAATGTGGCGTTCTGGTTATTCTTCATTGCGTTTGCGATTAAGATGCCAATATTTCCTTTACACACATGGCAGCCCGATGCGTATGAACAATCGCCAACGCCTGTAACCGCGATACTCAGCGGCGTGATGGTAAAAATGGGATTGTATGCTGTGATTCGTTTTGTATTGCCTTTATTTCCAGATGCAGTAAAACATTTCAACCATATCATTATTATTTTTTCTATCATCGGAATTTTATATGCTTCGCTGATTGCCATTAAACAAGACGATATAAAAAGATTAATTGCTTATTCATCCATTGCACATATCGGTTTGATGTGCGCGGCAATTTTTTCTTTGCAGGAAATAGGTTTACAAGGCGTGCTGTTGCAAATGTTCAATCATGGTATCAACGTGATTGGTTTGTGGATTGTAGCAAATGCAATTGAACAACAAACAGGAACGCGCAAATTCAGCGAGCTTGGCGGACTTGCAACAAAAGCGCCTGTATTGGCAATTTTGTTTATGGTAATGACTTTGGCAAATGTGGCATTGCCTTTGACCAATGCGTTCATCGGCGAGTTTTTGATGTTCAACGGATTGTTCCGTTACAATATTTGGGCGGCTGTGATTGCGGGCATCAGCATTATTCTGGTGGCGGTTTATTCGCTCGGCGCAATGGCAAAAATATTTTACGGCGAGGTTTCTTCGCACACACAAAATACAACGGAAGCATCGGTAAATACAAACTTTACTTTAATCGTGATTGCAATCATCATTATTGTTTTAGGTGTTTATCCGCATCCGATTTTGGAGTTGGTAAAAGATATAAAGGCAATTGTCTGAACTGTGATTTGTGGGATTTGAGTGATTAAGAAAATTTGTTTGAACCACAAAGATACGAAGACACAAAGGAAACACAAAGAAGAAAGAGGAACACGCCGCACGTCATTGCGAGCGAGGAACGAGCGTGGCAATCTCAAATATGATTTTGAATTAGAATAAAAAAATTGAACTGATATAAGATTATGAACGCAATTATATTGTCGGCAATTCTGGGTGTAGTAATGATGTTTTGCAGCGCATTTGTAAAAAATACAAAGTCGTATAAATTTGTTGCGCTCGTAGGATTGGTTGTTTTATTACTCGCAAATATCTGTGAAACCTATGGACAGCCTGCGTTTCAGATTCCTTTGCATGATATGCTGAAGTTCGACAAGTTTGGATTATATTTTAATTCGCTTGCGATTATTTGTACATTCGTTTATGTATTGCTTTCGGGGAAAGAAATTGAACACGTAGGAAATTACGTGGCGGAATATTTTGCATTAATATTCTTTGTATTGTGTGGCGTATTCGTTCTCACTTCGTTCAACAACTTGCTGATGTTGTTTATCGGTATAGAAATTTTGTCTATTCCTTTATACATTCTCACAGGTTCGCGCAAGCTGAATTTAAAAAGCAATGAAGCCGCGCTGAAGTATTTTTTAATGGGTTCGTTCTCCACGGGCTTAATGCTGATGGGCATTGCGCTTATTTATGGCGGCACAGGAAGTTTTGCAATTCATGCTATGGCGGAGAAAGCCGAATTTAGCGGAGCTGCGCATTCCATGTCTTTTTTAACGGTTGCGGGAGCGTTGCTGTTGCTGGTTTCCATGTGTTTTAAAGTTTCGGCTGCACCGTTTCATTTCTGGACACCGGATGTTTATGATGGTTCGCCAAGCGTGTTTACTTCCTTCATGGCAACGGTTGTAAAATCCGCAGCATTTATTGCATTTATCCGGTTGTTTGTCGAACTTGAACCGCAAACGGTAGTTGATGCGAACAAAATATTTGGCGTTGATTGGAAATTGGTGTTTGCGATTATTATTATTGCAACATTGGTTTTTGGTAATATTACAGCGGTATTCCAGCAAAGTGTAAAACGAATGTTGGCTTATTCTTCTATTGCGCAAGCAGGTTTTATGTTGTTTGCTTTGCTTACGCAGAACACCACTTCGCAGGAGGGTATTTTGTTGTATGCTATTGCTTATAGCTTTGCGACAATCGGCATATTTTCTATTCTTGCAAAATTGCAGGATTATACTTTTGACGGGTACAACGGCTTGGCTAAAACGCAGCCGGCGCTTGCATTTGCAAATACCATTTTCTTATTGTCATTGGCTGGTATTCCATTAACTGCCGGTTTCTTTGCAAAGTATTACATGATTTCATCTGTAATGCAAACGGCGGGATTTATGTGGCTGGCAATTGTAGGAATGATATTCGCAGCAATCAGCGTATATTATTATTTCCGCGTAATACAGGCGATGTATTTCAAAGACGGCACACCTGCGTTTAAGTTTGAAGTAAGTAAAACGTTCAAAATACTCGTGGTTGCACTTGCTATCGTAATTATACTGATTGGTATTTTCCCGCAGATAGTGCTGAATTATTTGTATTTCTGATTTGATTAAAAGGATTTAGAGATTTATAGGAAAGCTGTTGGGTTTCAAAAATCTTACAGCTTTCTTATTATGCCAAACTCTTGACATTCCACTAACTTTCGCTTCCTTAAATTGTCTTATTTTTGCGAGATAATTTTTATAAAAATGGAAGATTTACTCAATATAAAATCCACTCCTTGCTCTACAAATACTGTTGAAGTTCCCCGTGTTAAGAAGCCCGATTGGCTTCGTGTAAAACTGCCGATTGGCGAGGAATATAAGCACGTACGCAATCTTGTGGATACGCATAAACTGCATACGATTTGTGAAAGCGGTAATTGCCCGAATATGGGTGAATGCTGGGGCGCGGGCACGGCTACTTTTATGATTTTGGGAAATATTTGTACACGTAGTTGCGGGTTTTGTGCAGTCGCAACAGGTCGCCCGGAAGCTGTGGACTGGGACGAGCCGCAGCGTGTAGCAGAAGCTATTTATCTGATGAAAGTAAAACACGCTGTAATTACCAGCGTGGACAGAGATGAGTTACAAGACGGCGGTTCTATCATTTGGCACAATACGATTAAAGCAGTAAAAGCCTTGAATCCCGATACAACTTTGGAAACATTAATCCCTGATTTTAAAGCGCAGAAAGAAAATATTCAGCGTGTAATTGATGCCGCACCCGAAGTGGTTTCCCACAATATGGAAACGGTTGAACGTTTAACTAAACAAGTGCGTATTCAGGCAAAATATCGTCGCAGTCTGGATACATTGCGTATTTTGAAAGAAGGCGGTGTGCGCACCAAAACGGGCATTATGCTTGGACTTGGCGAAACCAAAGACGAAGTAATCGAATCTCT from Arachidicoccus sp. BS20 encodes the following:
- the nuoH gene encoding NADH-quinone oxidoreductase subunit NuoH; protein product: MTLLAIDWALIIEKLILVVVVVLASLGIALYSTWAERKVAAFFQDRLGPNRAGPFGLLQPLADGAKLIFKEEITPNSANKWLFILGPAMAMTAALITSAVIPWGNHLEIGKRIVPLQIADVNIGILYVFGVVSLGVYGIMIGGWASNNKFSLMAALRGASQAISYELAMGMSLIALLMLTGSLSLKTIVEQQVGHVWNVVYQPLGFIIFLVCAFAECNRTPFDLSEAENELNMGYHQEYSSMKMGFYLFAEYVNMFISSAVMATMYFGGYDLPFFNPANHSANFSALIGIIVLMAKVVFFIFLFMWVRWTIPRFRYDQLMNLGWKKLLPLALANMLITAVVILWLHK
- a CDS encoding nucleotidyltransferase family protein — encoded protein: MTELWKHAQIVNKMVLTIEQIKETVQDYFKDKPVKKVFLFGSYARNEAANESDVDLLIDLDKTQKIDWSILGWSGDLQKKFQNNVDVITNVEKPEHTSNWNFIKRINKEKFLLYEKQ
- a CDS encoding HepT-like ribonuclease domain-containing protein; protein product: MKNNDKERLEHILDSVNFILKYTQHKTEDDFYRDDLLKYAIQKHIEIIGEAANNLSNTIIEKYDKIEWRKMIDTRHLYIHHYNGIDWTVVWKIVQQNIPTLEPAIENILKEI
- the nuoI gene encoding NADH-quinone oxidoreductase subunit NuoI; protein product: MQSLTNRAENVNRSPMTFAESLYLPAILKGMAITAKHFVKKKATYSFPEVERPFSPVFRGLHVLNRDEEGRERCTACGLCALACPAEAITMEAAERLDGEENLYREEKYAAKYEINMLRCIFCGLCEEACPKDAIYLSETFTPADYARKKFVYAKDDLLIPNPNTEKEDYEKALGKNKPTTANSFHD
- a CDS encoding NADH-quinone oxidoreductase subunit J family protein — encoded protein: MGINTILFAILSVLTIFCAIMVIVSKNPVHSVLWLVATFFTISGHYILLNAQFLAIVNIIVYAGAIMVLFLFVLMLMNLNSNTEPRGNLWMKLAGVVSAGMLLWILISVVRTYTEQLGKQKVTATYNTGNIGLIKNLGSVLFTQYALPFEICSVLFLSAMVGAVVIGKKD
- the nuoK gene encoding NADH-quinone oxidoreductase subunit NuoK; protein product: MPIQYYIALAVTLFCIGVLGVLIRRNAIIIFMCIELMLNAANLLLVAFSKTHAALPNNPLAGIDGQLFVFFVMVVAAAEVSVGLAIIVMMYRNTHSVDINFLNRLKN
- the nuoL gene encoding NADH-quinone oxidoreductase subunit L, with protein sequence MNLAYLVPLFPLVGFLINGLLRKQLSKAAVGFVGCGALLLSFIVSLVLFFDVKAGNSGVAAYFDFINVAGFKIPFAFQIDQLSSLFLLIITGVGFLIHLYSTSYMHDETAPHFARYFSYLNLFVFSMLLLVMGANYLIMFIGWEGVGLCSYLLIGYWFKNTNYTYAAKKAFVMNRIGDLGFLIALFWILSKLGTLTYSEVFTQASLAKFTPKEITAITLLLFVGATGKSAQIPLYTWLPDAMAGPTPVSALIHAATMVTAGIYMIVRSNLLYVLAPCTNQIIAIIGVATAVFAATIAVQQNDIKKVLAYSTVSQLGYMFLGLGVGAYTGAIFHVMTHAFFKALLFLGAGSVIHAMGGEQDSRKMGGLKKFMPITHITFLLACFAIAGVPPFSGFFSKDEILSAAYASNPVLYYFGLFGALLTAFYMFRIYAMTFLGKFRGTHEQEHHLHESPSAMTIPLIVLAILAVVAGFFGIPDVFAPDAHLLGKFLAPIFTASKPLQHLNEVEHSTEILLMVISTVLILGSIIWAWTKFSKYENKNTETTGLAKVLENKWYVDELYNAIIVSPLLALASFFKNFDKSFIDGIVNGVGKFIQYSSRKLRLVQSGQVGGYILMMVGSLVVLFVIFWNQAYVLHFLGLIFK
- a CDS encoding complex I subunit 4 family protein encodes the protein MIVLLILIPVIAGLISFFISNDKAVKVFSLLASAVTFFITLGAISCSKTHGFEAQWLPQLGSSFSLSLDGMAKMLVLLTALAFPFVFSSSLDNHYAKPNNFYGLMLLMQAGLMGVFLSSDVLLFYFFWELALIPAYFLSSQYGGNKRIQSTFKFFVYTFLGSVIMLVGILYLYFKNPEHSFALSSFYHIKLSAAEQNVAFWLFFIAFAIKMPIFPLHTWQPDAYEQSPTPVTAILSGVMVKMGLYAVIRFVLPLFPDAVKHFNHIIIIFSIIGILYASLIAIKQDDIKRLIAYSSIAHIGLMCAAIFSLQEIGLQGVLLQMFNHGINVIGLWIVANAIEQQTGTRKFSELGGLATKAPVLAILFMVMTLANVALPLTNAFIGEFLMFNGLFRYNIWAAVIAGISIILVAVYSLGAMAKIFYGEVSSHTQNTTEASVNTNFTLIVIAIIIIVLGVYPHPILELVKDIKAIV
- a CDS encoding NADH-quinone oxidoreductase subunit N, coding for MNAIILSAILGVVMMFCSAFVKNTKSYKFVALVGLVVLLLANICETYGQPAFQIPLHDMLKFDKFGLYFNSLAIICTFVYVLLSGKEIEHVGNYVAEYFALIFFVLCGVFVLTSFNNLLMLFIGIEILSIPLYILTGSRKLNLKSNEAALKYFLMGSFSTGLMLMGIALIYGGTGSFAIHAMAEKAEFSGAAHSMSFLTVAGALLLLVSMCFKVSAAPFHFWTPDVYDGSPSVFTSFMATVVKSAAFIAFIRLFVELEPQTVVDANKIFGVDWKLVFAIIIIATLVFGNITAVFQQSVKRMLAYSSIAQAGFMLFALLTQNTTSQEGILLYAIAYSFATIGIFSILAKLQDYTFDGYNGLAKTQPALAFANTIFLLSLAGIPLTAGFFAKYYMISSVMQTAGFMWLAIVGMIFAAISVYYYFRVIQAMYFKDGTPAFKFEVSKTFKILVVALAIVIILIGIFPQIVLNYLYF
- the lipA gene encoding lipoyl synthase, with the protein product MEDLLNIKSTPCSTNTVEVPRVKKPDWLRVKLPIGEEYKHVRNLVDTHKLHTICESGNCPNMGECWGAGTATFMILGNICTRSCGFCAVATGRPEAVDWDEPQRVAEAIYLMKVKHAVITSVDRDELQDGGSIIWHNTIKAVKALNPDTTLETLIPDFKAQKENIQRVIDAAPEVVSHNMETVERLTKQVRIQAKYRRSLDTLRILKEGGVRTKTGIMLGLGETKDEVIESLKDLAGVGVDVVTLGQYLQPTQKHLPVARFVHPDEFAELREIGYELGFDYVESGPLVRSSYHSERHVLQGFGRNKWLEEKALAV